TGAAACTGCGGGACTCTGGGATGAAAGACTTTCTCTAGACGATGATGGCGAATACTTTTGTCGCATAGTTCTAGCCAGTGCTGGAGTGAAATTTTGCCGGGATGCTAAAGTTTTTTATCGTTCTGGTATTTCTGGAAGTTTGAGTGTTGCTAAATCTACTCAAGCATGGAAATCACGCTTTCTGTCTTTAGAACTATGTAAAAATTATTTACTAGCAAAAGAAGATAGCCTTTCTACCCGCAGAGCTTGTGCTAATAGATTCCAACGTTTTTTCTACGAAGTTTATCCTAACGTGCCAGAAATTTGTCGCCAAGCCGCAGAAAGAGTCAAAGAGTTAGGAGGTTCGGATGTCCAACCAGTTATCGGACCCAAAATGCGACCTTTCGCCCAAATTATCGGTTGGCGACAAGCAAAAAAAATTCAACATTTTGCTTATAAATATGGATTAAGTTCCGCAGTAAGTTAATAAAATTTTGATTGTAATTGAGCGAGTTCTTGAGATTTTTCTGTTGATTTGAACGCATTTTTATCTAGATCGATACTCGTCCGGATTGCCACGACAACATACCAAAAGAAAACGCTAGTTACACCGACAATTCCGCTTTCAGTAACATTAGTCATTAAAGTATAAGTTAGTAACAAAATCGGGATTCCGGCAGCAGGCATTTTCGCTTTACCAAGATAAATTACTGCTTTGGCAATGTTGGTAAAAAACGATAAAATCATGACCGATAATCCCAACCAACCTATCTCTGTAGCCAGATCCAAAAATCCATTGTGAGAATGAGGTGGTGCAAAACCAGTTTTGGTAACAATTATATCGGCTGCTGGATTATCCAATCCTCGCCAAGGTTGCCAAAATCCACTAATTCCATAACCTAATAAGGGTCGTTCGTTAATTTTATCAATGATTAGAGGCCAAAAGTCAGTTCTTCCGGTTAAAGTTAAGTCTTTATTCAAAGTATCGACAACAATAAATTCCACATTTTCGGTTAGTAAAACAGTTAAAATTATACTGACGATTAGGAAAATAATTACCGAAACAAATGCCCACTGCGGTTTCAATCTTTTGACAAATCCCAGATAAAACCAAAGACCAACTAAACCAACAGCGATCACTTTACTGGCGCCACTATTGCCTTGATTTAGAGCGAACAAAGCTAAAAGAATTATTACTAAAGAAAAACGACGCTGTTGAGGATAGTAAAAAGCATGAATCATCCAAATAACGGCAGTAAAAGCCATGAAAAACGAAAAATGATTTTTGTGACCGACAATCCCTCCCCAACCAATATCTAAAACTCCTTTAGAAGGAACTAATAAAGCATAATAAAGACTGAGAATAAGGACAACAAGACTCAACCAACGTAAGAGATCGTAGAGTTCTTGCCAAGAATATTGTTTCGCTGTATAAAAAGCAATGAGAGCAGTTTCGAGAATAACTAAACTACCTCGAAAAGTAATCCAGGGAGTGTCCGACCAAAAAGCCGAAAGTGTTATTAACAACAGTAAGATAAATAAAAAAGGCTCTCGAACGAGAACAGTAAAGAAAACTTGGATTAAGTCTTTCAACGTATGGCGCAGCCGAGAAGATAATAATAAAATGAAAATGATATAAGTAGTAATTTGGGCAACAATTGTCGGTGGAGTGGTAATTGTTAAAGCTAATAATCGGGGATGAAACTTGGGAAGAGGAAACATAGTTGCGCCAGTTTCCCCGATAATCACAATAATGAAAGTAGCAATTAAAACTTTTTCCAGTTTCGCAGCAAGTTGAGAATTTCTGCTCAGATAATGAAACGAGATAGCAAGATAAACAACACCGATACCCAGAATCAAAGCTAAAATTAAAGGATCTTTGAGTAATGCTTTCATATCGCGATCGCGCCTAGAAAAGTAAGTGAGTACAGACTAACAAAATTTACTCTCTCTTTTGTTAGCCTAGCTTATAGCTACTAGAGCTAAAATGGCATCGAGTTAAATTGACGAGTTAGTAAGGGCGGTGAGAAGTTCCCTTGCCTTGCTAGCAGAAAATAGAAATTATACCTGTATCTTAGGGTTGATGACTAAAGTTGTGCTTAAATTAACTTCCAAACGTGTAGCTAGTTTGACTGCACTAGCGTGGATAGCAGTCAGTGGTTTTGCTCCCGGATTAGCTCAAGTGCCAAACTTTAATAATCTAGCTCCTCCAACTACACCTTTTAATAATAATTTTCCTCCACCAGGAAATTTTGATGCCTATTTGTTAGGGGGAGGCGATCGCCTGACGATCGATATTTTTGAAGTTCCCCAATATAGCGGTATTTACCAAGTCCCGGCTGATGGCGTGATTCAGTTACCTTTGATTGGTGGAGTCAGAGTCGAAGGATTAACGATTCAAGAAGCCTCTCAACTAATCTCAGCCAACTACGATCGCTTCCTCAAACGTCCTCTAGTAACCATTAGACTGCTTTCAGCACGTCCGATCAACGTTTCCGTATCCGGAGAAGTAACTCGTCCCGGTAGCTTCACCGTCAGTTTAATCGGTGGTGCCGGAGACAATCCGGGCGTACAATATCCGACGCTCGCTCAAGCTTTGAAACAAGCAGGAGGAATCACTCTCGCTGCCGATCTTACTCAAGTTCAAGTAAGACGCAAAGTCTCGCCAAATAGCGATCGCACTTTTACCGTTAACCTGGAAGACTTCGTACAAAGTGGTAGAGGCTCTCAAGAGTTAACTTTACGCGATGGAGACTCAATTTTCGTCCCCACCGCAACTCAAGTTAGTCTCAGAGAAGTACGCCGACTCGCTACAGTTGACTTTGCCGCCGATCTCGAAAGAGCGCGTACTGTCGCAGTGGTAGGAGAAGTACAACGTCCGGGAGCTTATACTTTAGCTGGAGTTGCTACCGCCGCCAGCACCAACCAACTTGCAGGTATCACTGGCGGTTTACCTACCGTTACCTCCGCGATCGAGCAAGCAGGCGGAATCAAACCTTTAGCTGATTTGCGCAATATTCAAATACGACGACAAACTCAAATTGGTACAGAGCAAGTTATCGAGATTAATCTCTGGCAACTACTGCAAGCAGGGGACATCAATCAAGATACAGTAGTGCAAAATGGAGATACAATCGTTATTCCCAGAGCCAGAGAAATCTCCGCCGCCGAAGCTGCCGAAGTTGCTTCAGCTCGTTTTTCCCCGGAAACCATTCAAGTTAGTGTGGTGGGAGAAGTCAGAAGTCCGGGAGTGATTAATATTCCACCTAATACCCCTCTCAATCAAGCCTTGCTCACCGCAGGCGGATTTGACCAAGCGAGGGCAGATGAAGAAGATGTGCGCTTAATTCGCCTCAACGAAGACGGAACTGTGATTACTAAAGAAGTTAACTTCAGCATCACTGAAGGTGTAAATGAACGTAGCAATCCGATCCTGCAAGATAACGACATTATAGTTATCGGTCGTTCCGATGGGGCGAGATTTGCCGATAGACTGAATACAGTATTGGGTCCAACAGCAGCAGGTTTAGCTTTGTTTTCGATTCCCAGCCGCATTGTCGATGTTTTGAGAATTTTGGGAATAGTTAACTCTAATTAATCATTAAATTCAGACGGGGAAAGCAAATATGGATACTGGAAACGAATATCAAACATTTAATTCTCGAAACGGCGGCAAATATCTCGATTCCGATAGTGGATCTCGCGAAATTTCCAGAATGCCTGTGGAAGCTACGCCAGAACAAACAATGGATTTGGCTTGGCTATTTGCCGTTTTGAGTCGCCGAGTTGGAGTAATGGCTTTAGCCGCAATCATCTTGAGTGCTATTTCTGGCAGTTTGATTGTTTGGAATTCTAAGCAAACTGAAGATACTTACAATGGTTCGTTTCAAGTGTTGGTAGAACCTGTAACGGCTGAGGGTCGCTTGTCCAAGCTGTCCTTGCTAGCACAAACAGGAACTTATACTCCACCAACAGAACTGACTAAGGTTGGCGTAGACCAAACTGACTTGATTGACTACCAAAGTCAAATTCGTGTTTTAACCAGTCCGAAACTGCTCAAACCAGTAATTGAAGAGTTAGAGAAACAATATCCCGATCTTACTTATGCTGACTTAATTCAGAACTTGCAAATTAGCCGTATTACCGCAGAAAAAGAAGGTAAAGAAATCGGCACGAAAATTTTACAGATTCAGTATCAAAACGAAGACCCTCAAAGAATCGTCTCGGTTTTGGAAACTCTCGAAGCAGCTTACTTAGGTTATTCGCGAGATGAGCGGCTTAGAAGCTTGCGTCAAGGAATTAAATTTATTGACGAGCAACTGCCAGAGTTGCGACAGCGCGTGGAAACTTTACAGGGACAATTGGAAAAATTGCGCCAGCAATACGATTTGAATTTTCCCGAACAAACAGCCAGAGATTTATCCGATCGAGCTTTGAGTATTAAGACTCAGAAGGTAGATACAAAGGCAAATTTGGAACAAGTCCAGGCAAGATATACTAATCTTGAGCAAGCAATCCAACAAGGAAATATCCTGTCAATTTTGTCTTTGAATCAAAGCACTTATCAAACTTTGCTCACTCAGTTACAGGTTGTCGAATCGCAAATTGCCCTTCAGTCAACTCAATTTCGCGAAGACAGTCCGCCAATGCAAGTTTTGCTGGAAAAACAGCAAAATTTACGTCGTTTGCTCACAGAAGAAGCTGAAGATGCTTTGGCAGGTATTGCAGTCCAGATTCAAGAATTACAAGCACGCGATCGCTATCTGACTGCCAAAGAAAATGAGGTTCTCCAAAAGTTAGCACAATTCCCGACGGTTTTGCGGGAATATTCTGATGTACAACGAGAATTAGAAGTTGCTACCGAAAGCTTGAAGCAATTTTTAGAGAAACGGGAAGATTTGAACTTAGATGCTTCTCAGCAAGATGTACCTTGGGAAGTAATTTCTGAACCGGGATTATGGATTGACCAGAATGGAGAATTAATTCCGGCTGCTAGTAAGAATACTAAACGGAAGTTAGCGATCGCGGTTATTCTCAGTACACTCCTTGGTGTCGGTATTGGTTTTATTGCTGAAATTCTCCACACTGTTTACCATAACCCGGATGAAGTTAAAGGTGGCACTAAGTTACCAGTTCTCGGTGCAATTCCTTACGCGAAAAAACTCAAACAATACGAGAAAAAATACGCTCAACTTGCCCGCAATCTCGATCCTAACGAAATTAATCCCTCGATTTATCCTCAACCAGAATTTACCGCAACTTTTTTAGAAGCTTTCCGCTCGTTATATACGAATATCTCTCTACTTGGCTCGAAAAACCGCCCCATTCGTTCCTTAGTAATTTGTTCTGCGGGACCCGAAGACGGCAAATCCACTATCGCCCTCCAACTCGCCCATACTGCGGCTGCACTTGGTCAACGAGTTTTGTTGGTAGATACTGATTTACGTCGTCCCCGACTTCACTTGCGCTTAGGTTTACCCAATTTGCGCGGACTCAGCGATGCGGTACAAAGCGATTTAAGCTTGAATGATGTAATTCAACAAGCACCTACTGAGAAAAACCTCTTTTTCTTAAGTGCAGGACAAACCGATCCCGATCCGATTAAAAGCCTTTCTTCGCAAAAGATGCAATATTTGATGGATCAATTTCAAGGCTTTTTCGATCTAGTGATTTATGATACTCCACCTCTTGTCGGTTTAGCTGATGCTCATATTCTCGCAGCTAATGCTGACGGAACTATTTTAGTAGTGCGGATGGAGAAAACTGACCGTTCTTTACTCAAGAAAGGTTTAGAAGAACTCAGAATTTCTGGTGCATCTGTTTTGGGTATGGTAGCGAATGAAGTTAAGGGCTATACTCCTAGTTCTTACGCTGTTTATCACCGCAATTATCGCAATCGCCCTAATTTCCGGGAAGATGTTCCTACGGTATAAATAATCCGGTTGGATGTAGAGAGGTAGCTCTCTACACCAAATAATTGCATAAATGCGAAAATAACTAATAGCAAATAATTGAAAAATTAGCCCCAAAAAGTTATCCCGCCTAGCCACTAGATATAAGAGCAGCTTTGGGCGGGTAACTTAGAGAATGAATATAGATAACTATCTTGTTAATCCGAGTCAGTTACAAAGGTGAACAACTTTTCCTCAACAAATCTTCTTTCTTTAGATACATCTACTTCGCCGATTCAGGCGATGATTATGGTAATAAACGCCGACACTACTTACAAACCTCTCGAATCTCCTGCTCTACTAAGTGAACTAACTATGGGCTAAAGTGAAGCGTTCAACCATCATTTTGCTGTAGACTCCAACCAGAAGCAGTTGGGGTGAATTCAGAGCCGCAGGCACAAGCTCTAATTCTAGTTTTCTTCCGAAGCAGGTGTACTTCGTTGTGCCTACTTTTAAGTTAGCAGAAGAGTTGGGGAATGTACCTGCTATTTACTAAGTTTTACAGTAGTTAATTTCTCTCAATATTTTCGTGAATAGTTGTTGAGTAGTCCTTGACAAAAAAATTTTTGAGTTTAAGAATAGCTTCATCCGTGTCAAGAAGTAGAGGTGCGGCTAAGTCGATTAAAATAAAGCTATGGTCAAAACTACTTCTACTTCTAACCCTTCTACGGCGGGCGAAACACAGCCGCTACTGATTTTAGTTGACGGTCACTCGTTGGCGTTTCGGAATTATTACGCTTTTGCGAACAGTCGCGATCGCGGTTTGCGGACGACTAGCGGAGTCCCTACGAGTGTGTGTTTTGGCTTTCTGCGGTCTTTGTTACAAGTAATGGAAGTCCAGCAACCGGAGTCAATGGCGATCGCGTTTGACTTGGGTTTACCAACTTTTCGTCACGAAGCGGATGACACTTACAAAGCTGATAGACCAGGCACTCCGGAAGATTTTATCCCTGATTTAAAGAATTTACAACTTTTGCTGGCTGCTTTGCAAGTCCCAGTCGTGACCTCTCCGGGCTACGAAGCTGACGACGTTTTAGCCACATTAGCCAAACAAGCTAGCGAAGCCGGGTATCGAGTCAAGATTGTAACTGGCGATCGGGATTTATTTCAACTTGTCAATGACAAAAATCAGATTAGTGTTCTTTATTTAGACCGCAATTCTTTTGGTTATTCTTCCAGAGGTAATCTTAATGAATTTAACGAAGCAGAAGTCACGGAAAAGTTAGGTATTGAAGCCGATTTAGTAGTTGATTATAAAGCACTTTGCGGCGATAAATCAGATAATATTCCTGGTGTTAAAGGTATTGGCGATAAAACCGCAATTCAGTTGCTTACTGAATATGGCAGTTTAGCAGAAATATATGAAAATTTAGACAAGATTAAAGGTGCAACTCAGAAAAAGTTAGCAGCAGGAAAAGAAGAGGCGGAACATTCGCGACATTTAGCCCAATTAAAATTTGATGCACCGATAGAAATAACTCTCGAAGATTGTCATTTACAAGGCTTCGATACCGCCGTCCTCAAACCTTTATTAGAAGAATTAGAACTGAAAACTTTTCTCGGACAAATTGATAAATTACAGCAACAATTCGGCGGAACACCCGAACCGGAAATCTTAGACGAAACTGAAGAAAGTTTTGAAGATGATGACCTCTTTTTCTGGAGTCCCGAAGAAACCGAAAAAGCTGAATTACCTGAAGAAGTTACTATCCAAACTCAAGTTATTGATACTCCCGAAAAACTCAACAAATTAGTTGAACAGTTAGCAACTTTTCAAGACAAAAATTTACCCGTCGCTTGGGATACAGAAACCTCAGATTTAGAACCAAGAGACGCAAAATTAGTCGGAATTGGTTGTTGCTGGGGAGAAAAATCAAACGAGGTTGCTTACATTCCGATTAATCATAGCGAAGGAAATAATCTCGAACAAGATCGAGTTTTCACAGCCTTACGGACAATTTTAGAAAGTGAAACTTATCCGAAAGTTTTACACAATGCTAAATTTGACCGTTTAGTGTTATTAAATCAAGGGATAAAACTGGCGGGAGTTACCTTTGAAACAATGTTAGCCAGTTATTTATTGCAACCAGATAATAACCACAATTTAAGCGATGTTGCAGAAAGATATTCTCTGGGAGTGAAACCGAAAAGATACGCGGATTTGAATATTCCTAAAGGTAAAAATATTGCCGATTTGGATATCAAAACTGTTGCTGATTATTGCGGTTTAGATGCTTATGCTACCTGGAGTTTAGTTCCGAAATTACGCGCAGAATTAACACAAATTCCTGAATTGCATCAATTGTTATTGGAGGTTGAACAACCTTTAGAACCAGTTTTGGCGATGATGGAACATACAGGAATTAGGATAAATCAAGCCAAATTGGAGAAGTTTTCGGAAAAGTTATCAGCAGATTTACAAACTTTAGAAGCTAGGGTTTATCAAGCAGCAGGAGAAGAATTTAATTTAGGTTCTCCGAAACAGTTAAGCGTAATTTTGTTTGATGAAGATAAACTGAATTTAGACCGCAGAAAATCGCGCAAAACAAAGACAGGTTATTCGACAAACCACGCGGTTTTGGAAAAATTACAAGGATCTCATCCGATTATTGATGATATTTTAGAATATCGCACTTTGTCGAAATTAAAGTCAACTTATGTGGATGCTTTACCTGCATTAGTCCGCGAGGATACAGGAAGGGTTCATACTAATTTTAATCAAACTGTGACCGCAACGGGAAGGCTATCTTCTTCTAATCCAAATTTACAGAATATTCCCATTCGGACGGAGTTTTCGCGACAAATTCGTCAAGCGTTTATCCCCGAATCAAATTGGTCATTAATTTCGGCTGATTATTCCCAAATTGAGTTACGAATTTTAGCGCATTTAAGTAAAGAACCAGTCTTAGTCGAAGCTTACCAAAATAGTCGCGATATTCATACAGTTACCGCGCAACTGTTGTTTGAAAAGGAAAATGTTACGTCTGACGAACGTCGTTTGGGAAAAACAATTAACTTTGGTGTAATTTACGGAATGGGTTCGTTTCGGTTTGCGCGAGAAACAGGAATTGACCCCAAATTGGGGAAGGAATTTATTGAGAAATATCGTTACAGATATCCGCGTATTTTTGAGTATTTAGAGGGAGTGAAAAAAGACGCGATCGCGCGAGGTTATGTAACCACAATTCATGGTCGTCGTCGCTACTTTAACTTTACTAGCAGAAATTTGCAACAATTGCGGGGTCATAAACCAGAAGAAATTGACCTCGATAAACTGAAAAATATCGGTCAGTTTGACTCTCAATTACTTCGCGCTGCGGCTAATGCGACGATCCAAGGTTCTAGCGCTGATATTATCAAAATTGCTATGGTCAATCTGCATCAAATTTTACAGAATTATCAAGCAAGATTACTGTTGCAAGTTCATGATGAATTAGTGTTAGAAGTTCCTCCGGAAGAGTCTTCAGAATTGCAGCCAAAAATTCGTGCGACAATGGAAAATGCAGTAGCTTTAACTGTACCTTTAGTGGTAGAAGTACGCGCAGGAGATAACTGGATGGAAGCAAAGTAAACTAGGGTGTATTTTGGCTAATTTTTCCGGAGTTTATGTAAAAAATGGACGTTTTTCTCTTTTATCTTTTTCCGATAATATTTGTTTTAATTTTTCTGGGAATCACGTATTTTTGGGAAGTAAGAAGAAGTAAGAAAATTCGCGCGATCGCGCAAAAATTAGGCTGGCAATTTCACCAAGATAATCGTAATAATATTTTACCGATTAATCCTCATTTTAGATTAACAGCAATTTGGTATAATAGACAAAATTTTCGCAATATTTTATTTTGTAGAATTAAAGGGAAAAATATCTATATCTTTGAAAATTATTACTACGCAAATAAAAGTAAAAATTATCGGACTGGAGTATTAATTGAAGACTTACGCTTGCAATTACCAGATTTTTCTCTCGAACCAGATGCTTTATTTTTAAACAAATTTGGACAAAAATGGCGAAAAAGAAAAATATTTTTTGATAGCCATCCTCGTTTCTCAGAAAATTATTTACTCTTAGGAGAAGATGAAGATCGCATTCGTCAATTATTTAATGAAGCAGTGCTATTTTTCTACGAAACTCAGGGTCTTTTGTTAGGTATCCGTACAGAAGTGAGAGGAAAGCAATTTCTTGTCTATCGTCGAAATTATCGCTATCAACCAGAAGAAATGGAAAAGTTTCTAGCTGATTGTTTATGGATTTTTGAATTATTTGATTCGTAAGTAACACCGCCAATAATGTTATAATTATCTTAAACTAGCTAATAAGAAAAATGTCAGAAACACCAACAAGAAAACCCGAAAAAACTGTATATCCAGATCCAGAAATCATGGCGTATATGGAGCATCAAGCAAAATTATTTGATTTGCAACGAGCCGAGTTACTAAATAAATATAGGGGAATGTATGTAGTTTTTGAAGATGGAGAGGTACTAGATTTTGATCGAGACGAAGTAGCTTTAGTAATACGAACTTATGAGAAAATGGGTAGGCGACCAATGTTTGTGCAAAAAGTGCTTCCTCAAGAACCACAACCTGTAGTTAGAACTCCTTATCGTCCTATGGAAACCTAATTACTGTGGGTATTTACAACTATACTTTTATCTCTCCGGAAATTCCAGCAATTCCTTTAATTAAGGTTCAATTATTTACACCGGGACTCACACCAACCACAAAACTTGATTGTGAAGCTATTTTGGATACTGGGTCAGATTGTACTTTAATTCCTCTACCATTATTAGTGCAAGTAAATGCACAAATTTCTGGTCGAGCGATTAACATTCCTGTAGGAGGTAGTAAAACTATTGGTATTCCTCATTATGTAGGAATGATTTTTGATAATAATAGTCATCCAGTTTTACGAGTTTTTGGTTGTCCAATTGACGATATTGGTGAAATAATTTTGATTGGTCGTGATTTAATGAATCAATATCGGATTGAGTTTGATGGCGTGAATCTTACCTTTACCATTTTTTGATGACAGAAACAAGTAATCCTCGTATTAATCCCCAAGCACTGTTCGATCTTTATTTTCGTCGAGAGTACGATCGCCTTTCAGAACAATTTCTCCAAGTTCTAAGTTACTTTGAGCGTCATACTCATTTTGAATTATTACCAGATATTTTGTATTTTGTCAATATATTTACCAAGAATTTTTTATATTTATTCACACAACCAGATTATATATTGAGCGATCGCCACGTCCCTCGATTCATTCAACTTAACTTAACTATCTCTAACTTAGTCGCTATCTCCAGCTTAAAAAACACCGATTTTTACCTGGAAATTTTACGCAATCAGCCTCGTAACTTTGCTAAAATCTTAACTTTATACTCAGCACGTAACCAAGTAAAATTTGACCGCAAAACCTTATTTGACGCTAATAGCAAATTAGCTTGTTTATGGTATTCAGTATACTGTGACATTTATCGTTCCGGGCTAGTTAATCCCATAGTTCACCAGAATCTTAAACAACATTTGAGTTATGAAGATGAGCGACTAACGGAATTTTATCACGTCGAAGATGTTTATTTTGGTGCAACCTATATCAACGGTAACATTGACCGAAAAATTAAGCAAAAAATTAACCAAGCAATCCAAAATAATCCCTTATTTTCTCAATTAGAAATTCGCAATCATCCTCAAGCGAAAAAACTTGCAGTAATCACCGCATTATGGTTTTCTCAACATTCAGTTTACCGCACCTTAGCTGGATATATAGAATCCTTGCAAGACGATTATGAAATTACTTTAATTCATCTCGGTGACACCAAAAATTATTTAGATATCGGTTCTTTTCAAGAAATTAAATACATTAATATTCAAAATAATTCCTTGAATTTAGATGCTATTCGCGAAAATAACTTTACCGTCGCTTACTATCCTGATATTGG
This genomic interval from Oscillatoria salina IIICB1 contains the following:
- a CDS encoding O-antigen ligase family protein; amino-acid sequence: MKALLKDPLILALILGIGVVYLAISFHYLSRNSQLAAKLEKVLIATFIIVIIGETGATMFPLPKFHPRLLALTITTPPTIVAQITTYIIFILLLSSRLRHTLKDLIQVFFTVLVREPFLFILLLLITLSAFWSDTPWITFRGSLVILETALIAFYTAKQYSWQELYDLLRWLSLVVLILSLYYALLVPSKGVLDIGWGGIVGHKNHFSFFMAFTAVIWMIHAFYYPQQRRFSLVIILLALFALNQGNSGASKVIAVGLVGLWFYLGFVKRLKPQWAFVSVIIFLIVSIILTVLLTENVEFIVVDTLNKDLTLTGRTDFWPLIIDKINERPLLGYGISGFWQPWRGLDNPAADIIVTKTGFAPPHSHNGFLDLATEIGWLGLSVMILSFFTNIAKAVIYLGKAKMPAAGIPILLLTYTLMTNVTESGIVGVTSVFFWYVVVAIRTSIDLDKNAFKSTEKSQELAQLQSKFY
- a CDS encoding SLBB domain-containing protein, which produces MRSSLALLAENRNYTCILGLMTKVVLKLTSKRVASLTALAWIAVSGFAPGLAQVPNFNNLAPPTTPFNNNFPPPGNFDAYLLGGGDRLTIDIFEVPQYSGIYQVPADGVIQLPLIGGVRVEGLTIQEASQLISANYDRFLKRPLVTIRLLSARPINVSVSGEVTRPGSFTVSLIGGAGDNPGVQYPTLAQALKQAGGITLAADLTQVQVRRKVSPNSDRTFTVNLEDFVQSGRGSQELTLRDGDSIFVPTATQVSLREVRRLATVDFAADLERARTVAVVGEVQRPGAYTLAGVATAASTNQLAGITGGLPTVTSAIEQAGGIKPLADLRNIQIRRQTQIGTEQVIEINLWQLLQAGDINQDTVVQNGDTIVIPRAREISAAEAAEVASARFSPETIQVSVVGEVRSPGVINIPPNTPLNQALLTAGGFDQARADEEDVRLIRLNEDGTVITKEVNFSITEGVNERSNPILQDNDIIVIGRSDGARFADRLNTVLGPTAAGLALFSIPSRIVDVLRILGIVNSN
- a CDS encoding GumC family protein; translated protein: MDTGNEYQTFNSRNGGKYLDSDSGSREISRMPVEATPEQTMDLAWLFAVLSRRVGVMALAAIILSAISGSLIVWNSKQTEDTYNGSFQVLVEPVTAEGRLSKLSLLAQTGTYTPPTELTKVGVDQTDLIDYQSQIRVLTSPKLLKPVIEELEKQYPDLTYADLIQNLQISRITAEKEGKEIGTKILQIQYQNEDPQRIVSVLETLEAAYLGYSRDERLRSLRQGIKFIDEQLPELRQRVETLQGQLEKLRQQYDLNFPEQTARDLSDRALSIKTQKVDTKANLEQVQARYTNLEQAIQQGNILSILSLNQSTYQTLLTQLQVVESQIALQSTQFREDSPPMQVLLEKQQNLRRLLTEEAEDALAGIAVQIQELQARDRYLTAKENEVLQKLAQFPTVLREYSDVQRELEVATESLKQFLEKREDLNLDASQQDVPWEVISEPGLWIDQNGELIPAASKNTKRKLAIAVILSTLLGVGIGFIAEILHTVYHNPDEVKGGTKLPVLGAIPYAKKLKQYEKKYAQLARNLDPNEINPSIYPQPEFTATFLEAFRSLYTNISLLGSKNRPIRSLVICSAGPEDGKSTIALQLAHTAAALGQRVLLVDTDLRRPRLHLRLGLPNLRGLSDAVQSDLSLNDVIQQAPTEKNLFFLSAGQTDPDPIKSLSSQKMQYLMDQFQGFFDLVIYDTPPLVGLADAHILAANADGTILVVRMEKTDRSLLKKGLEELRISGASVLGMVANEVKGYTPSSYAVYHRNYRNRPNFREDVPTV
- the polA gene encoding DNA polymerase I — translated: MVKTTSTSNPSTAGETQPLLILVDGHSLAFRNYYAFANSRDRGLRTTSGVPTSVCFGFLRSLLQVMEVQQPESMAIAFDLGLPTFRHEADDTYKADRPGTPEDFIPDLKNLQLLLAALQVPVVTSPGYEADDVLATLAKQASEAGYRVKIVTGDRDLFQLVNDKNQISVLYLDRNSFGYSSRGNLNEFNEAEVTEKLGIEADLVVDYKALCGDKSDNIPGVKGIGDKTAIQLLTEYGSLAEIYENLDKIKGATQKKLAAGKEEAEHSRHLAQLKFDAPIEITLEDCHLQGFDTAVLKPLLEELELKTFLGQIDKLQQQFGGTPEPEILDETEESFEDDDLFFWSPEETEKAELPEEVTIQTQVIDTPEKLNKLVEQLATFQDKNLPVAWDTETSDLEPRDAKLVGIGCCWGEKSNEVAYIPINHSEGNNLEQDRVFTALRTILESETYPKVLHNAKFDRLVLLNQGIKLAGVTFETMLASYLLQPDNNHNLSDVAERYSLGVKPKRYADLNIPKGKNIADLDIKTVADYCGLDAYATWSLVPKLRAELTQIPELHQLLLEVEQPLEPVLAMMEHTGIRINQAKLEKFSEKLSADLQTLEARVYQAAGEEFNLGSPKQLSVILFDEDKLNLDRRKSRKTKTGYSTNHAVLEKLQGSHPIIDDILEYRTLSKLKSTYVDALPALVREDTGRVHTNFNQTVTATGRLSSSNPNLQNIPIRTEFSRQIRQAFIPESNWSLISADYSQIELRILAHLSKEPVLVEAYQNSRDIHTVTAQLLFEKENVTSDERRLGKTINFGVIYGMGSFRFARETGIDPKLGKEFIEKYRYRYPRIFEYLEGVKKDAIARGYVTTIHGRRRYFNFTSRNLQQLRGHKPEEIDLDKLKNIGQFDSQLLRAAANATIQGSSADIIKIAMVNLHQILQNYQARLLLQVHDELVLEVPPEESSELQPKIRATMENAVALTVPLVVEVRAGDNWMEAK
- a CDS encoding O-linked N-acetylglucosamine transferase family protein encodes the protein MTETSNPRINPQALFDLYFRREYDRLSEQFLQVLSYFERHTHFELLPDILYFVNIFTKNFLYLFTQPDYILSDRHVPRFIQLNLTISNLVAISSLKNTDFYLEILRNQPRNFAKILTLYSARNQVKFDRKTLFDANSKLACLWYSVYCDIYRSGLVNPIVHQNLKQHLSYEDERLTEFYHVEDVYFGATYINGNIDRKIKQKINQAIQNNPLFSQLEIRNHPQAKKLAVITALWFSQHSVYRTLAGYIESLQDDYEITLIHLGDTKNYLDIGSFQEIKYINIQNNSLNLDAIRENNFTVAYYPDIGMSAESIFLSNLRIAPIQISGTGHPVSTFGSKIDYFLSGADVEITEKAAENYSERLVLIPGFGAIHKQPNYQRKNPENTSLKFIINCSWFAQKVNYPLLRCLQEIATKSEKEILFRFFSGVALLRKNDFLPFQQDVEAMLGKERVEVVTAKPYQEYMSLMEEGKISIEAYHFGGSNTVADSLYLRKPTVTWSGKKWYNRIGAQMLRAVGLEELIANSRKEYIYLILKLIHDDRYRIKIQKKLQQVDLSKTVFSSEKKHYFKKAINFLVANHQQLQEEKSREAIIIN